The Thermoanaerobaculia bacterium DNA segment GCCGCCATCTTCACGAGGATCGCCCCGCAGAGGACCGGCGCCGCGAAGAGGAGCGAATCCACGCGGTCGTAGAAGCCGCCGTGGCCCGGAAGGAAGGTCCCCGAATCCTT contains these protein-coding regions:
- a CDS encoding phosphatidate cytidylyltransferase, which codes for KDSGTFLPGHGGFYDRVDSLLFAAPVLCGAILVKMAAAA